Proteins from a genomic interval of Burkholderiales bacterium:
- a CDS encoding 3'-5' exonuclease: MSPVLVFDIETVPDVAGVRKLHGVAPDVPDAQVAAMAFQLRRQAVGHDFLPLHLHRVVAISCALSDRDAFRVWSLGGESEGEIIQRFFDGIEKYTPQLVSWNGAGFDLPVLHYRGLIHSVRAPRYWDTGDDDREFRYNNYISRYHMRHCDVMDLLSLYQGRAVAPLDEIAQLLGLPGKLGMDGSQVWEAFEQGRIQDVRNYCETDVVNTYLVFLRFQAMRGTLTAEQHSAQVDAVRATLARSPERHWQEFLSHWQS; the protein is encoded by the coding sequence GTGAGCCCGGTCCTCGTCTTCGACATCGAGACCGTCCCGGACGTCGCGGGCGTGCGCAAGCTGCACGGCGTCGCGCCGGACGTGCCCGACGCGCAGGTGGCGGCGATGGCGTTCCAGCTTCGCCGGCAGGCGGTCGGCCACGACTTCCTGCCGCTGCACCTGCATCGCGTGGTCGCCATCTCGTGCGCGCTGTCCGATCGCGACGCTTTTCGCGTGTGGTCGCTGGGCGGGGAGAGCGAAGGCGAGATCATCCAGCGCTTTTTCGACGGCATCGAGAAATACACCCCGCAGCTCGTGTCGTGGAACGGCGCGGGCTTCGACCTGCCGGTGCTGCACTACCGCGGCCTCATCCATTCGGTGCGCGCGCCGCGCTACTGGGACACCGGCGACGACGACCGCGAGTTCCGGTACAACAACTACATCAGCCGCTATCACATGCGCCACTGCGACGTGATGGACCTGCTCTCGCTGTACCAGGGGAGGGCGGTGGCGCCGCTCGACGAGATCGCGCAGCTTCTCGGGCTGCCCGGCAAGCTCGGGATGGACGGCTCGCAGGTGTGGGAAGCGTTCGAGCAGGGGCGCATCCAGGATGTCCGCAACTACTGCGAGACCGACGTCGTCAACACCTACCTCGTCTTCCTGCGCTTCCAGGCGATGCGCGGCACGCTGACCGCGGAGCAGCACAGCGCGCAGGTGGACGCGGTGCGCGCGACGCTGGCGCGCAGCCCGGAACGCCATTGGCAGGAGTTCCTGTCTCACTGGCAGAGCTAG
- a CDS encoding Bax inhibitor-1/YccA family protein → MQPELQPRGAYSGAVAVGTEQQRVLRNTYLMLAVTMIPTVIGAMVGMSTAGLILQHPIVTSLVMLAVVIGLQFAIAANRNSGIGVALLLLMTFILGWWLGPLLTVALSLRNGPQLVGLAAGGTGVIMFAMATIATTTKRDFSFMGKFLFIGMIVLLVAMLANMFLQIPALALTISALVIVVFSLFLLHDVSRIVNGGETNYIMATTGVYMSLFNIFANLLQLLMALMGERD, encoded by the coding sequence ATGCAACCCGAACTTCAGCCCCGCGGCGCATACTCCGGCGCGGTAGCGGTCGGCACCGAACAGCAGCGCGTCCTGCGCAACACCTACCTGATGCTTGCCGTCACGATGATCCCGACGGTCATCGGCGCGATGGTGGGCATGAGCACCGCCGGCCTCATTCTGCAGCACCCGATCGTCACCTCGCTCGTGATGCTCGCGGTCGTGATCGGGCTTCAGTTCGCGATCGCGGCCAACCGCAACAGCGGGATCGGCGTTGCGCTGCTCCTGCTGATGACTTTCATCCTGGGCTGGTGGCTGGGCCCCCTGCTCACCGTGGCCCTGTCGCTGCGTAACGGTCCTCAGCTCGTCGGCCTTGCCGCCGGCGGCACCGGCGTCATCATGTTCGCGATGGCGACCATCGCGACGACGACCAAGCGCGACTTCTCCTTCATGGGCAAGTTCCTGTTCATCGGCATGATCGTGCTGCTGGTCGCAATGCTCGCCAACATGTTCCTGCAGATCCCGGCGCTCGCGCTGACGATCTCGGCGCTGGTGATCGTGGTGTTCTCGCTGTTCCTGCTCCACGACGTGAGCCGCATCGTGAACGGCGGCGAGACCAACTACATCATGGCGACGACCGGCGTCTACATGAGCCTCTTCAACATCTTCGCCAACCTGCTGCAGCTCCTCATGGCGCTGATGGGCGAAAGAGACTGA
- the rlmD gene encoding 23S rRNA (uracil(1939)-C(5))-methyltransferase RlmD, whose amino-acid sequence MPKSPAPQAAQPLRIESLDQEGRGIARREGKTIFVEGGLPGELVTASIFRKKPSFEIGHVQDVLEPSAARTTPRCAYFGRCGGCAQQHVDFATQVAVKQRVLEDALWHIGKVRPQQILSPIRGDPWQYRHRARFTVRDVPKKGGVLVGFHEKRSSYVADMLSCEVVPARISALLPRLRELVGKLSIRQRLPQIELSIGEGADVLVLRVLEPLTPADEAVLRAFADEHSVCIYLQPGGPHTAKPFHPIEGPDLHYALPEFDVRIYFEPTDFTQVNHAVNRVLVRRALSLLAPRPGERVADMFCGLGNFSLPIARSGAEVVGVEGSETLVARAAANAARNGLAERTHFAAMNLFEIDEAGLAALGRFDRMLIDPPRDGAMELVKALGDDAPQRIVYVSCNPATLARDAAVLVGVKGYEFKAAGAVNMFPQTAHVESMALFEKA is encoded by the coding sequence GTGCCCAAGTCACCAGCCCCGCAAGCCGCGCAGCCGCTGCGCATCGAATCGCTCGATCAGGAAGGGCGCGGCATCGCGCGCCGTGAAGGCAAGACCATCTTCGTCGAAGGCGGGCTGCCGGGCGAGCTCGTCACCGCGTCGATCTTCCGCAAGAAGCCGTCGTTCGAGATCGGACACGTGCAGGACGTGCTCGAGCCGTCTGCGGCGCGGACGACGCCGCGCTGCGCGTACTTCGGCCGCTGCGGCGGCTGCGCGCAGCAGCACGTGGATTTCGCGACCCAGGTCGCGGTCAAGCAGCGCGTGCTCGAGGACGCGCTGTGGCACATCGGCAAGGTGAGGCCGCAGCAGATCCTGTCGCCCATACGCGGCGATCCATGGCAATACCGCCATCGCGCGCGCTTTACCGTGCGTGACGTGCCCAAGAAAGGCGGCGTGCTGGTCGGCTTCCACGAGAAGCGCAGCAGCTACGTCGCGGACATGCTCTCCTGCGAGGTGGTGCCGGCGCGCATCTCGGCGCTGTTGCCCCGTTTGCGCGAGCTCGTCGGCAAGCTCTCGATACGCCAGCGCCTGCCGCAGATCGAGCTGTCGATCGGCGAGGGCGCGGACGTGCTGGTGTTGCGCGTGCTCGAGCCGCTGACGCCCGCGGACGAAGCGGTGCTGCGCGCCTTCGCCGACGAGCACAGCGTCTGCATCTACCTCCAGCCCGGAGGGCCGCATACCGCGAAGCCTTTCCACCCGATTGAAGGCCCGGACCTGCATTACGCGCTGCCCGAGTTCGACGTGCGCATCTACTTCGAGCCGACCGATTTCACGCAGGTGAATCACGCGGTCAACCGCGTGCTCGTGCGCCGTGCCCTGTCGCTGCTCGCGCCCCGACCGGGTGAGCGCGTCGCGGACATGTTCTGCGGCCTCGGCAACTTCTCGCTGCCCATCGCGCGCTCGGGCGCCGAAGTGGTCGGCGTCGAAGGCAGCGAGACGCTGGTCGCGCGAGCGGCCGCGAACGCCGCGCGCAACGGGCTCGCCGAGCGCACGCACTTCGCGGCGATGAATCTCTTCGAGATCGACGAAGCGGGGCTGGCCGCGCTCGGACGCTTCGACCGCATGCTGATCGACCCGCCGCGCGACGGCGCGATGGAGCTCGTCAAGGCGCTGGGCGACGACGCGCCGCAGCGCATCGTCTACGTCTCCTGCAACCCGGCGACCCTGGCGCGCGACGCGGCGGTGCTGGTCGGCGTGAAAGGCTACGAGTTCAAGGCTGCCGGCGCGGTGAACATGTTTCCGCAGACGGCGCACGTCGAATCGATGGCGCTTTTTGAAAAAGCGTGA
- the rfaD gene encoding ADP-glyceromanno-heptose 6-epimerase: MAYYVVTGAAGFIGSNIVKGLNERGISDIIAVDDLTHGDKFVNLADLEIADYVDKDEFIEAVQQGKFQDAVDAVLHEGAISDTTERDGRLMMRTNYEYSKALLHYCIEESAPFIYASSAAVYGARTIFRETPEAEVPLNVYGYSKLLFDQYVRRSAGEHSAQVVGLRYFNVYGDREQHKGRMSSVACHFFNQYRANGFVQLFEGSGGYGEGEQRRDFVSVEDIVKINLFFLDHPDVAGIYNAGTGAAQSFNDVAVATVNACRAAAGDAPLALREMQLQGIIHYIPFPEDLKGRYQSFTQADIGGLRAAGYANSFLTVEQGVQRYCDQLLERAAQ; encoded by the coding sequence GTGGCGTATTACGTGGTCACCGGCGCCGCCGGTTTCATCGGCTCCAACATCGTCAAGGGTCTCAACGAGCGCGGCATCTCGGACATCATCGCGGTCGACGATCTCACGCACGGCGACAAGTTCGTCAATCTCGCGGACCTCGAGATCGCCGATTACGTCGACAAGGACGAGTTCATCGAGGCGGTGCAGCAGGGCAAGTTCCAGGACGCGGTCGATGCGGTGCTGCACGAAGGCGCGATCTCGGACACCACCGAGCGCGACGGGCGCCTGATGATGCGCACCAACTACGAGTACTCCAAGGCGCTGCTGCACTACTGTATCGAGGAATCGGCGCCGTTCATCTACGCGTCGTCGGCGGCGGTCTACGGCGCGCGCACCATCTTCCGCGAAACGCCCGAGGCCGAAGTGCCGCTCAACGTCTACGGCTATTCGAAGCTGCTGTTCGACCAGTACGTGCGCCGCAGCGCCGGCGAGCACAGCGCGCAGGTCGTGGGACTGCGCTACTTCAACGTCTACGGCGACCGCGAGCAGCACAAGGGCCGCATGTCTTCGGTCGCCTGTCACTTCTTCAACCAGTACCGCGCCAACGGCTTTGTTCAGCTCTTCGAAGGCAGCGGCGGCTACGGCGAGGGCGAGCAGCGGCGCGACTTCGTGTCGGTCGAGGACATCGTGAAGATCAATCTCTTCTTCCTCGACCACCCCGACGTCGCCGGCATCTACAACGCCGGGACCGGCGCGGCGCAAAGCTTCAACGACGTGGCGGTGGCCACCGTGAACGCGTGCCGCGCGGCCGCCGGCGATGCGCCGCTCGCCTTACGCGAGATGCAGTTGCAGGGCATCATCCACTACATCCCGTTCCCCGAAGACCTGAAGGGCCGCTACCAGAGCTTCACCCAGGCCGATATAGGAGGCCTGAGAGCCGCCGGGTATGCCAATTCCTTTCTCACGGTAGAGCAGGGCGTACAACGCTACTGCGACCAACTTCTGGAGCGTGCGGCTCAATGA
- a CDS encoding YdbL family protein — MIPFNRRNAVLLAVLLALSGAVYAQANLQIDTPAIASLRKSMRERYQQQLAPLYANGAIGLTRDGNVALRDAALVPLAQRAQVNALVAESNQDLSALYREIARANGHPEWENEIRATFAQRWIDRAKPGWWYQGANGEWVRKQ; from the coding sequence ATGATCCCGTTCAACCGACGCAACGCCGTGCTGCTCGCGGTCCTGCTCGCGCTGTCCGGCGCGGTTTATGCGCAGGCCAACCTGCAGATCGACACGCCGGCGATCGCCAGCCTGCGCAAGAGCATGCGCGAACGCTACCAGCAGCAGCTCGCGCCGCTGTACGCGAACGGCGCGATCGGCCTCACGCGCGACGGCAACGTCGCCCTGCGCGACGCCGCTCTCGTCCCGCTCGCGCAACGCGCGCAAGTCAATGCGCTCGTTGCCGAAAGCAACCAGGACCTGTCGGCGCTCTATCGCGAGATCGCGCGCGCCAACGGCCACCCCGAATGGGAGAACGAGATCCGCGCGACGTTCGCGCAGCGCTGGATCGATCGCGCGAAGCCCGGCTGGTGGTACCAGGGCGCGAACGGAGAGTGGGTCAGGAAGCAGTGA
- the cysM gene encoding cysteine synthase CysM produces the protein MNTLEDFVGNTPLVRLKRMPGETSNVVLAKLEGNNPAGSVKDRPALSMIKRAQERGDIKPGDTLIEPTSGNTGIALAMCAAMMGYRMILVMPEHLSIERRQTMGAFGAQFVLTPKEGGMEMARDIAEKMRDEGKGVILDQFANADNPLSHYEGTGPEIWRDTEGKITHFVSSMGTTGTIMGVSHYLKEQNPEIQVVGCEPSEGSNIPGIRKWPEAYVPSICDWKRIDRMVEVSQYDAEEMARRLAREEGIFAGISSGGALWTALQVSKEVENAVIVFIVCDRGDRYLSTGVFPA, from the coding sequence ATGAACACCCTCGAAGATTTCGTCGGCAACACGCCGCTCGTGCGCCTCAAACGCATGCCCGGAGAGACGAGCAACGTCGTCCTCGCCAAGCTCGAAGGCAACAACCCCGCGGGATCGGTGAAGGACCGCCCGGCGCTGTCGATGATCAAGCGCGCGCAGGAGCGCGGCGACATCAAGCCCGGCGACACGCTGATCGAGCCGACGAGCGGCAATACCGGCATCGCGCTGGCGATGTGCGCTGCGATGATGGGCTACAGGATGATCCTCGTCATGCCCGAGCACCTCTCCATCGAGCGCCGCCAGACCATGGGCGCGTTCGGCGCGCAGTTCGTGCTGACACCCAAGGAAGGCGGCATGGAGATGGCGCGCGACATCGCCGAGAAGATGCGCGACGAAGGCAAGGGCGTGATCCTCGACCAGTTCGCCAACGCCGACAACCCGCTGTCGCACTACGAAGGCACGGGACCCGAGATCTGGCGCGACACCGAGGGCAAGATCACCCATTTCGTGAGCAGCATGGGCACGACCGGCACGATCATGGGGGTGTCGCACTACCTGAAGGAACAGAACCCGGAGATCCAGGTCGTCGGCTGCGAGCCGTCCGAAGGCTCCAACATCCCCGGCATCCGCAAGTGGCCCGAAGCCTACGTGCCGTCGATCTGCGACTGGAAGCGCATCGACCGCATGGTCGAAGTCTCGCAGTACGACGCGGAGGAGATGGCGCGGCGGCTCGCGCGCGAGGAAGGCATCTTCGCCGGCATCTCGTCGGGCGGCGCGTTGTGGACCGCGCTCCAGGTGTCGAAGGAAGTCGAGAACGCGGTGATCGTGTTCATCGTGTGCGATCGCGGCGACCGCTATCTCTCGACGGGCGTGTTCCCGGCGTGA